A single window of Herpetosiphon gulosus DNA harbors:
- a CDS encoding non-ribosomal peptide synthetase — MSIETLAPITADRTGTVFVHDVISTHAQHSPQAIAIATSKFKLSYAEFEQRTNQLAHYLHHQGVRRGHTVGACFERSVEAMIAAVAIWKAGAVYLPLDPSYPQERLKYMLGNSGASLVLATQLTASQFPEQQLHIFEQLATELAQQPSHAPEHQLTPDDLAYIIYTSGSTGKPKGVLVPHRGLANLAAAQAERFDINSQSRILQFASPSFDASISEMLTAFFQAATLFVAPTNDLLPGPDLLTTLRDHQITVTTLPPSVLALLDPRDLPNLQTIVSAGEACTAEIVARWGTNRRFINAYGPTEVTVCTTMSQPLRYGMAVSIGNAISNSQTYIVDEHLNLVEGEAVGELLVSSVGLAHGYLGLGEQTAERFLPNPWSEQAGSRMYRTGDLVRRLSDGSLEFRGRIDHQIKHRGYRIDPGEIEMLLMEYPNVRHAVVTLHHDHNQTERLVSYLVLHGEVMPYYRDIYRYLESMLPKYMVPLSYTVVKELPRTPNGKLDLAALPEPDFALLTVSEIYVAPRTPLEQQIAAIWEDILDTPNIGVLDDFFDAGGHSLLATQIVSAIRSTFAVEIPLSVLLGVEPTIAATAQLIEQYQIANADDAELADLLNELDGLSDEEIQALLADEGALTA, encoded by the coding sequence ATGTCAATAGAGACATTAGCGCCGATCACCGCCGACCGCACAGGCACAGTTTTTGTGCATGATGTTATCAGCACGCACGCCCAGCATTCACCACAGGCTATTGCCATTGCTACCAGCAAATTCAAGTTGAGTTATGCTGAGTTTGAACAGCGCACCAATCAGCTTGCCCATTATTTGCACCACCAAGGAGTGCGCCGTGGCCACACGGTTGGCGCTTGCTTTGAACGCTCGGTCGAAGCAATGATCGCCGCCGTGGCGATTTGGAAAGCAGGCGCAGTCTACTTACCGCTTGATCCGAGTTATCCTCAAGAACGGCTTAAATATATGTTGGGCAACAGCGGCGCAAGTTTGGTGCTGGCAACGCAACTCACCGCCAGCCAATTTCCCGAGCAACAATTGCATATTTTTGAGCAATTAGCCACTGAGCTGGCACAACAGCCAAGCCATGCCCCTGAACACCAACTCACGCCTGATGATCTGGCTTACATCATTTATACCTCTGGCTCGACTGGCAAGCCCAAAGGTGTACTCGTACCCCATCGCGGCTTGGCCAATTTGGCGGCTGCCCAAGCTGAGCGCTTTGACATCAACAGCCAATCACGAATTTTGCAGTTTGCCTCGCCCAGCTTCGATGCTTCGATTTCTGAAATGCTAACGGCTTTTTTTCAGGCTGCGACTTTGTTTGTAGCCCCAACGAACGATCTTTTACCCGGCCCAGACTTATTGACAACCCTGCGTGATCACCAAATCACAGTTACCACCTTGCCGCCTTCGGTGCTGGCTTTACTCGACCCACGCGACTTGCCCAATTTACAAACCATCGTTTCGGCTGGCGAGGCATGCACCGCTGAAATTGTGGCTCGTTGGGGCACAAACCGCCGTTTTATCAATGCCTATGGCCCGACCGAAGTCACGGTTTGCACCACGATGAGCCAGCCCTTGCGCTATGGTATGGCCGTCAGTATTGGCAATGCGATCAGCAACAGCCAAACCTATATCGTTGATGAACACTTAAATTTGGTCGAAGGCGAGGCGGTTGGCGAATTATTGGTCAGCAGTGTTGGCTTGGCACATGGCTATCTTGGCCTTGGCGAGCAAACTGCCGAGCGCTTTTTGCCTAATCCATGGAGCGAACAAGCTGGCAGTCGCATGTATCGCACTGGCGATTTGGTGCGACGCTTGAGCGATGGTAGCCTTGAGTTTCGCGGACGGATCGATCATCAAATTAAACATCGTGGCTATCGCATCGATCCAGGTGAAATTGAAATGTTGTTGATGGAATATCCCAATGTGCGCCACGCCGTGGTGACGCTGCATCACGACCATAACCAGACCGAGCGCTTGGTTTCGTATTTGGTGCTGCACGGCGAAGTGATGCCCTACTATCGTGATATTTACCGCTATTTGGAGAGCATGCTGCCCAAATATATGGTCCCGCTCTCGTATACCGTTGTAAAAGAATTGCCGCGCACGCCCAATGGCAAGCTCGATTTAGCCGCCTTGCCCGAGCCAGATTTTGCGTTGCTGACCGTTAGTGAAATTTATGTAGCCCCGCGCACACCGCTTGAACAGCAGATCGCTGCAATTTGGGAAGATATTTTGGATACCCCCAACATCGGTGTGCTTGATGATTTCTTTGATGCTGGCGGCCACTCGCTACTGGCAACCCAAATTGTTTCAGCAATTCGCAGCACTTTTGCGGTGGAAATTCCGCTCTCAGTCTTGCTCGGAGTTGAACCAACTATCGCCGCCACTGCCCAATTGATCGAGCAATATCAAATTGCCAATGCTGATGATGCCGAGCTAGCCGACCTGTTGAACGAACTCGATGGCCTCTCCGATGAAGAAATTCAAGCCTTGTTAGCTGATGAAGGAGCGCTCACCGCATGA
- a CDS encoding 4'-phosphopantetheinyl transferase superfamily protein has translation MLLSPNTIDIWLLDLTRLRPQRSRFWAVLNPEEQARALRFHFERDQTRYTICRGAMRLILAEYLGRDPSSLEFSQNNYGKPLLADVDLSFNLSHAGNYGMLGLSQLATIGVDIEEQRQLDDLAGIAQHYFAPSERQAVLNADDQTAAFFRCWTRKEAYIKAHGMGLSLPLSSFAVSIEPEITQALEWNRENTVDQWHIQPLSAPAGYAAALACPRVVGAMQVQQRDWLGLPE, from the coding sequence ATGCTCTTAAGCCCTAACACTATCGACATTTGGCTCCTCGACTTAACGCGGCTGCGACCTCAACGTAGCCGCTTTTGGGCTGTGCTCAACCCTGAGGAGCAAGCGCGAGCCTTGCGCTTTCACTTCGAGCGTGATCAAACCCGCTACACGATTTGCCGTGGAGCAATGCGCCTGATTTTGGCCGAATATCTTGGCCGTGATCCAAGCAGCCTCGAATTTAGCCAAAACAACTATGGCAAGCCCTTGTTGGCCGATGTTGATTTGAGCTTTAACCTCTCACATGCTGGCAACTATGGAATGCTTGGCCTCAGCCAACTCGCAACAATTGGCGTGGATATTGAAGAACAACGCCAGCTTGACGACTTGGCAGGCATTGCTCAGCATTATTTTGCTCCCAGCGAACGCCAAGCCGTGCTGAATGCTGATGATCAGACTGCCGCCTTTTTTCGCTGCTGGACACGCAAAGAAGCCTATATCAAAGCCCATGGCATGGGTTTGTCATTGCCACTCTCTAGCTTTGCGGTCTCGATCGAGCCAGAAATTACCCAAGCCCTCGAATGGAACCGCGAAAACACCGTCGATCAATGGCATATTCAGCCACTCAGCGCACCCGCTGGCTATGCCGCTGCCCTCGCTTGCCCACGAGTAGTTGGAGCAATGCAGGTGCAACAGCGCGATTGGCTGGGCTTGCCCGAGTAA
- a CDS encoding glycosyltransferase family 4 protein, whose product MNFLLIQPLDYLFVSGGAHKANRFLMEGLVQRGHKCIVLYPLEENREKNGKEKLLKQLEQRQIQVVDASHPDMVHYHMNGVDVYASGGSLSFFTKLIHRITNEFNIDWTIVTEDRSFLWVEVAHEANPGRAIFLSHSQATLPFGPECFVDDPTKTRTLQQMADLICVSEYLQRYAKEWGNLDSTVLRFPSYGTGPFPFLANFDQGAVTMINPSLLKGSPIFIELAQRMPEVQFAAVPTWSTTGKDRAILEALPNVQFIQPSPDMNEVLKHVKVLLVPSLWGESFGQVVVDAMLRGIPVLASDVGGLPEAKLGVEYLLPVTQIREYSSISAKVYTAIPVVPAQDVTPWETTLRRLLNDREHYNDLAQRSQAAALNFINNIGIEHFERYFLNLQPRQTSVVPSLTPDPKVQRAAQLAALPAEQRALLAQRLKQRRGEQV is encoded by the coding sequence ATGAACTTTTTGCTGATTCAGCCGCTTGATTATTTGTTTGTCTCTGGCGGGGCACATAAAGCCAATCGTTTTTTGATGGAAGGCCTCGTACAGCGCGGCCACAAATGCATCGTGCTCTACCCGCTGGAAGAAAATCGCGAGAAAAATGGTAAAGAAAAGTTGCTCAAGCAATTGGAACAACGCCAAATTCAGGTGGTTGATGCCAGCCATCCCGACATGGTGCATTACCACATGAACGGGGTTGATGTCTATGCCTCAGGCGGCTCGCTGAGCTTCTTCACCAAACTTATTCATCGGATTACCAACGAATTTAACATCGATTGGACGATTGTCACCGAAGATCGCTCATTTTTATGGGTCGAGGTGGCTCACGAAGCTAATCCAGGCCGCGCTATTTTTCTCTCGCATAGCCAAGCAACCCTGCCATTCGGCCCCGAATGCTTCGTTGACGACCCGACCAAAACCCGTACCTTGCAACAAATGGCCGATTTAATCTGCGTTAGCGAATACTTGCAACGCTATGCCAAAGAATGGGGCAATCTCGATTCGACCGTGCTGCGCTTTCCATCGTATGGCACAGGCCCATTTCCGTTCCTTGCCAACTTCGATCAAGGCGCGGTCACGATGATCAATCCGTCGCTGCTCAAGGGCAGCCCAATTTTTATTGAATTAGCCCAGCGCATGCCCGAAGTCCAGTTTGCCGCCGTGCCAACGTGGTCAACCACTGGCAAAGATCGGGCAATTCTCGAAGCTCTGCCCAATGTGCAATTTATTCAGCCCTCACCCGATATGAACGAGGTGCTCAAGCATGTCAAAGTGCTGCTGGTGCCGTCGCTGTGGGGCGAATCGTTCGGCCAGGTGGTGGTTGATGCAATGTTGCGCGGCATTCCAGTATTGGCAAGCGATGTTGGTGGCTTGCCCGAAGCCAAACTAGGCGTGGAATATCTGCTGCCAGTCACCCAAATTCGCGAATATAGCAGCATTTCAGCCAAAGTCTATACGGCAATTCCAGTTGTGCCAGCCCAAGATGTTACGCCGTGGGAAACCACCTTGCGGCGTTTGCTGAACGATCGTGAGCATTACAACGATTTGGCTCAACGTTCGCAAGCCGCTGCGCTCAATTTTATCAACAACATTGGCATCGAACATTTCGAACGCTATTTTCTCAACCTGCAACCGCGCCAAACTAGCGTCGTGCCAAGCTTGACTCCCGACCCCAAAGTGCAACGAGCCGCTCAGTTGGCAGCCCTGCCTGCTGAACAACGGGCGCTCTTAGCCCAACGCCTGAAACAACGCCGAGGTGAGCAAGTATGA
- a CDS encoding amino acid adenylation domain-containing protein: MTEVARQLEDLSPERRALLAQRLRQRQAAKPVPSIPALARIGERPAFELSFAQQRLWFLSQWQPESAAYHIPATFSIAGEINVSVLQTCLDTIIQRHEVLRSTIEVLNDEPMQVIQPFRSFKLEILDLRGLSNEQQASQRQQQIERHSQQPFDLTKDLMLRGLLLHTADDHAELVLTIHHIACDGWSIGVLLRELGQLYEAGLRGEQLELPALPIQYADFAVWHKRYVLEQVYQQHLNFWQTQLSGTLPLLNLPTDHARPAVKRDLGATVEYHLPWSLVEAVERLSRQERATPFMLFMAAFQVLLYRYSGQSDLIIGTPIANRTRREIEDLIGFFVNTLPIRVNLAGSPSFRNLIAQVRQTSLAAFEHQDMPLEHLIDVLKVERSLSHNPLFQALFVHQTTSIQTVDSGEFGLQFGGAIETGSAKFDINLNLAANRATFEYNTDLFERSTIERMASHFHSLLEYAVTHPDASIEHLPLLSSSERQQLLQTWNNTSANYPAVDSIVSLFEAQAARVPERTALHFEGQTLSYAELNQRSNQLAHSLRQRGIGSDMRVGLFIDRSLDLLVGALGILKAGAAYVPIDPIYPQDRISAMLEDGAVSLLITHAELAADLPALDLEVLCLDDAWPTLAQAPTHNLNLEFDPRSLMYVLFTSGSTGRPKGVAIEHRNYVNYIQGLLQRIEAEDGWSYALVSTFAADLGTTNVYGALCSGGELHIVAYERATDPEAFAAYFRQHRIDVMKLVPSHFEAMRGLSNLADVIPKQRLILAGEASFWEQLADIRQLQPSVQLQNHYGPTETTVSMLTYPIPSQPRYPSSTVPLGRPLGNVQIYVLDRQLQPTPQGVPGELYVGGAGVGRGYIGRPDLTAERFVPNPFSVEAGARLYRSGDLVRYQPDGAIEFLGRIDLQVKIRGYRVELSEIETAIQAQAQVANSVVILREDTPGDKRLVAYIVPEAGQSLNIGSIREALRNSLPDYMVPTAFVELDGLPLNPNGKIERRALPAPSNERNLDSYVAPQTATEHELAGIWAEVLGLDQVGIDDNFFDLGGESFKAIRVVRKIGSHISVMTLFKYPTVRELAAHLSGASSAESGGMLYELTKAQAKQYTTIVAIPYGGGSAITYQPLAQAMPKGYRLLAAELPGHDFSRPDEPLQALEVVASQLASEIQAKTQGPIVLYGHCVGSAMTVEIGRLLEQAGREVQGIVLGGNFPAARVPGRFFEWLNKLMPADRWMSDRTYRDFLRALGGFTEIVDQAEQTFVMRSLRHDAREVERYFTQAFAQKQPQQLKAPIACIIGEMDRATEYYQERYREWEYFSNNVTLHVIPHAGHYFLKHQAAELGQIIEQQTEQWQQPRPIQPTAAKAKSHKTSLPSLRIFFMVALGQLVSMLGSSLSSFALGIWIYQRTGTVSDFAFTAIASMLPSLLVSPLAGAIADRWDRRWIMIIADTISALSTIVIAMLLWANKLEVWHIYLTAAISSIAGTFQRPAYAAAMTQLVPKQYLGHANGVIQLGSATGGLIAPFIAGGMVAFFGLGGVFLLDFISFSLGIGVLFLVRFPNTLYHKREEPLLREIVRGWEYIIKRPSLVAMVLFFALGNIWFGIASISMSPLVLSFGGPAELGIVSAACALGGFLGGLFMSLWGGLQRRAEGMVGFVILEGFFIALAGLRPSVWLVALAMFGMWFAISLVNAHWQVLIQTKVGLELQGRVQATNQMLAMLSIPLGYWLAGPLADKLFGPLLETNGALSSSLGWIFGVGPDRGIGLLMVVVGLGAAIWALIGFNYRPLRYMEDALPDAIPDAEIASDRDTIQAQADGIIAVTMKG, translated from the coding sequence ATGACCGAAGTCGCACGCCAGCTTGAAGATCTTTCGCCCGAACGCCGTGCGTTGTTGGCCCAACGTTTGCGCCAACGCCAAGCTGCCAAGCCAGTACCCAGCATTCCAGCGCTGGCCCGCATCGGCGAACGTCCAGCCTTTGAACTTTCGTTTGCCCAACAACGCTTGTGGTTTTTAAGCCAGTGGCAACCAGAAAGCGCTGCTTATCACATTCCAGCAACATTCAGCATTGCTGGTGAAATTAATGTTTCTGTATTGCAAACTTGTCTTGATACGATTATTCAGCGCCATGAAGTGCTACGCAGCACGATCGAAGTGCTCAACGACGAGCCAATGCAGGTTATTCAGCCATTTCGTAGCTTTAAGTTAGAAATTTTGGATCTCCGTGGGCTGAGCAACGAGCAGCAAGCCAGCCAACGCCAGCAGCAGATCGAACGCCACAGTCAGCAGCCATTTGATCTAACTAAAGACTTAATGCTGCGCGGGTTGTTGCTGCACACGGCTGATGATCATGCTGAATTGGTATTGACGATTCACCATATTGCTTGCGATGGTTGGTCGATTGGGGTCTTGTTGCGCGAGCTTGGCCAACTCTACGAAGCTGGGTTACGCGGCGAGCAGCTTGAGCTACCAGCGCTGCCAATTCAATATGCCGATTTTGCGGTTTGGCATAAACGTTATGTGCTTGAGCAAGTGTATCAGCAACATTTAAATTTTTGGCAAACCCAATTAAGCGGCACGCTACCCTTGCTCAATTTGCCAACCGACCATGCTCGACCTGCGGTCAAACGCGATCTTGGGGCAACCGTCGAATATCATCTGCCTTGGAGTTTGGTCGAGGCGGTTGAGCGCTTGAGCCGCCAAGAACGAGCCACACCGTTTATGCTGTTTATGGCAGCCTTTCAAGTTTTGCTCTATCGCTATTCGGGCCAAAGCGATTTAATTATTGGTACGCCGATTGCCAACCGCACCCGCCGCGAAATCGAAGATTTAATTGGATTTTTCGTCAATACCCTGCCAATTCGGGTCAATTTGGCTGGCTCACCCAGCTTTCGCAACCTGATTGCCCAAGTTCGCCAAACCTCGTTGGCCGCTTTCGAGCATCAAGATATGCCGCTCGAACACTTGATTGATGTGCTCAAGGTTGAACGTAGTTTGAGCCATAACCCACTATTTCAAGCCTTGTTTGTGCATCAAACCACCAGCATTCAAACGGTCGATTCAGGTGAATTTGGCTTGCAATTTGGCGGGGCAATCGAAACTGGCAGCGCTAAATTTGATATTAATCTGAATTTAGCCGCCAATCGCGCCACCTTTGAATACAACACCGATCTATTTGAGCGTAGCACGATCGAACGCATGGCCAGCCATTTCCATAGCTTGTTGGAATATGCGGTGACCCATCCCGATGCCAGCATCGAGCATTTGCCCTTGCTGAGCAGCAGCGAACGCCAACAATTGCTGCAAACCTGGAACAACACCAGCGCCAATTATCCAGCAGTCGATTCAATTGTGAGTTTGTTCGAAGCCCAGGCGGCGCGAGTGCCAGAGCGCACGGCCTTGCATTTTGAAGGCCAAACCCTCAGCTACGCTGAACTCAATCAACGCTCCAACCAACTAGCCCATAGCTTGCGCCAACGCGGCATCGGCAGCGATATGCGAGTTGGGTTGTTTATTGATCGTTCGTTGGATTTGTTGGTGGGAGCTTTGGGGATTCTCAAGGCGGGCGCGGCCTATGTGCCAATCGACCCAATTTACCCCCAAGATCGCATTAGCGCCATGCTCGAAGATGGCGCGGTGAGTTTGCTGATTACGCATGCCGAGCTAGCCGCCGATTTACCAGCGCTCGATCTTGAGGTGCTTTGCCTTGACGATGCTTGGCCAACGCTTGCCCAAGCACCAACCCATAACTTGAATTTGGAGTTTGATCCGCGCAGTTTGATGTATGTGCTGTTTACCTCTGGCTCAACTGGCCGCCCCAAAGGTGTGGCGATCGAGCACCGCAATTATGTCAATTATATTCAAGGCTTATTGCAACGGATCGAAGCCGAAGATGGCTGGAGCTATGCCTTGGTTTCGACCTTTGCCGCCGATCTTGGCACTACCAACGTTTATGGAGCCTTGTGCAGTGGCGGCGAATTGCATATTGTGGCCTACGAACGCGCCACCGATCCCGAAGCCTTCGCAGCCTACTTTCGCCAACATCGCATCGATGTGATGAAACTTGTGCCAAGCCATTTCGAAGCCATGCGCGGCTTGAGCAATTTGGCCGATGTCATTCCCAAGCAGCGCTTGATTTTGGCGGGTGAAGCCAGTTTTTGGGAGCAATTAGCGGATATTCGCCAACTTCAGCCCAGTGTGCAACTGCAAAACCACTATGGGCCAACCGAAACCACGGTTTCGATGCTGACCTACCCAATCCCCAGCCAACCGCGCTACCCCAGCAGCACCGTGCCACTTGGGAGACCCTTGGGCAATGTACAAATTTATGTGCTCGATCGTCAGTTGCAGCCAACGCCGCAAGGTGTGCCAGGCGAACTCTACGTTGGTGGCGCTGGCGTGGGTCGCGGCTACATCGGGCGGCCCGATCTGACCGCCGAGCGTTTTGTACCAAATCCATTTAGTGTTGAGGCAGGAGCGCGGCTCTATCGCAGCGGCGATTTGGTACGCTATCAGCCTGATGGCGCGATTGAATTTTTGGGTCGGATCGATCTGCAAGTCAAAATTCGTGGCTATCGGGTTGAGTTAAGCGAGATCGAAACTGCGATTCAGGCCCAAGCCCAGGTTGCCAATAGCGTGGTGATTTTGCGCGAAGACACGCCAGGCGATAAGCGGCTGGTCGCCTATATCGTGCCAGAAGCAGGCCAAAGCCTAAATATTGGCAGCATTCGCGAGGCACTACGCAACAGTTTGCCCGATTATATGGTGCCAACCGCCTTTGTTGAATTGGATGGATTGCCACTTAATCCCAATGGCAAAATTGAACGCCGTGCCTTGCCTGCCCCCAGCAACGAGCGCAATCTCGATAGCTACGTTGCCCCGCAAACCGCCACTGAACACGAATTGGCAGGAATCTGGGCCGAAGTTTTGGGGCTAGATCAAGTTGGGATCGACGATAATTTCTTCGATTTAGGCGGCGAATCATTTAAAGCAATTCGGGTTGTACGCAAAATTGGTAGTCATATCAGCGTTATGACCCTGTTCAAATATCCGACAGTACGTGAATTGGCCGCCCATCTCTCGGGTGCAAGCAGCGCTGAGAGCGGCGGCATGCTCTATGAATTGACCAAAGCCCAAGCTAAGCAATACACCACGATTGTGGCAATTCCCTATGGTGGCGGCAGCGCGATCACCTATCAACCATTGGCCCAAGCCATGCCCAAGGGCTATCGTTTATTGGCCGCTGAGCTACCTGGCCACGATTTCAGCCGCCCCGACGAGCCATTGCAAGCCTTGGAAGTGGTTGCTAGTCAGCTTGCCAGCGAAATTCAAGCCAAAACCCAAGGCCCAATTGTGCTCTATGGCCATTGTGTTGGCAGCGCCATGACCGTAGAAATTGGGCGCTTGTTGGAACAAGCAGGCCGCGAAGTTCAAGGGATTGTGCTTGGTGGCAATTTTCCGGCGGCGCGAGTGCCAGGCCGTTTCTTTGAATGGCTCAACAAACTTATGCCCGCCGATCGTTGGATGTCGGATCGGACATATCGCGATTTTCTCCGCGCTTTGGGAGGCTTCACCGAAATTGTTGATCAAGCAGAACAAACGTTTGTAATGCGTAGCTTGCGCCACGATGCCCGTGAAGTTGAGCGCTATTTCACCCAAGCATTTGCCCAAAAACAGCCGCAACAACTCAAAGCGCCAATCGCCTGTATTATCGGCGAGATGGATCGGGCGACCGAATATTACCAAGAGCGCTACCGCGAATGGGAATATTTCAGCAACAACGTCACGCTGCATGTGATTCCCCATGCTGGCCATTATTTTCTTAAACACCAAGCGGCTGAATTGGGCCAAATTATCGAGCAACAAACTGAACAATGGCAACAACCAAGGCCAATTCAGCCAACCGCCGCCAAAGCAAAATCGCATAAAACCAGCCTGCCCAGCCTACGAATTTTCTTTATGGTTGCCTTGGGCCAGCTGGTTTCGATGCTTGGTTCAAGTTTATCGAGCTTTGCCTTGGGCATTTGGATCTATCAACGCACTGGTACAGTCAGCGATTTTGCCTTTACCGCAATCGCCTCGATGCTACCAAGTTTGCTGGTTTCACCATTGGCTGGAGCAATCGCCGACCGCTGGGATCGGCGCTGGATAATGATTATTGCTGATACGATTTCGGCGCTTTCGACAATTGTAATTGCCATGCTGCTGTGGGCCAATAAACTAGAGGTTTGGCATATTTACCTGACAGCGGCAATTAGCTCGATTGCTGGAACCTTCCAGCGTCCAGCGTATGCCGCAGCCATGACCCAACTTGTGCCCAAACAATATCTTGGCCATGCTAACGGCGTGATTCAGCTTGGTTCAGCCACGGGCGGCTTGATTGCGCCATTTATTGCTGGCGGCATGGTGGCCTTCTTTGGCTTGGGCGGAGTCTTTTTGCTCGATTTCATCTCGTTTAGCTTAGGAATCGGGGTATTGTTCTTGGTGCGCTTCCCTAACACGCTCTACCACAAGCGCGAAGAACCATTGTTGCGTGAAATTGTGCGCGGATGGGAATATATCATCAAACGGCCAAGTTTGGTGGCGATGGTGCTGTTTTTCGCCTTGGGCAATATTTGGTTTGGCATCGCCAGCATCAGTATGAGTCCGTTGGTGCTCTCGTTTGGCGGGCCTGCCGAGCTGGGCATTGTCAGCGCAGCCTGTGCTTTGGGTGGCTTCCTCGGCGGCTTATTTATGAGCTTATGGGGCGGCTTGCAGCGCCGTGCCGAAGGCATGGTTGGCTTCGTCATCCTCGAAGGCTTTTTCATTGCCTTGGCGGGATTGCGGCCTTCGGTATGGCTGGTGGCCTTAGCGATGTTTGGTATGTGGTTTGCAATTTCGTTGGTCAACGCCCACTGGCAAGTGCTCATCCAAACCAAAGTTGGCTTGGAGCTACAAGGGCGGGTCCAAGCAACCAACCAAATGCTGGCGATGCTCAGCATCCCGCTAGGCTATTGGCTGGCTGGCCCGTTGGCCGATAAATTGTTTGGCCCTTTGCTCGAAACAAACGGTGCACTCAGTAGCAGTTTGGGTTGGATCTTCGGGGTTGGCCCTGATCGTGGGATTGGCCTGTTGATGGTGGTGGTTGGCTTGGGGGCAGCAATTTGGGCCTTGATCGGCTTCAACTATCGCCCGTTGCGCTACATGGAAGATGCCCTGCCCGATGCCATCCCTGACGCTGAAATTGCCAGCGACCGCGATACGATTCAAGCCCAAGCCGATGGTATAATCGCCGTGACGATGAAAGGATGA